The following nucleotide sequence is from Mytilus galloprovincialis chromosome 12, xbMytGall1.hap1.1, whole genome shotgun sequence.
CTCACATTTTTGGTCTGTACATAATTATTCTCACATTTTTGGTCTGCACATAATTATTCTCACATTTTTGGTCTGTACATAATTATTCTCACATTTTTGGTCTGTACATAATTATTCTCACATTTTTGGTCTGTACATAATTATTCTCACATTTTTGGTTTGTACATAATTATTCTCACATTTTTGGTCTGTAAATAATTATTCTCACATTTTTGGTTTGTAATGTTGAAAAagcaatagtcatgatagtaagAGATTTTACTATATAACAATGCTGTAGTATTGCTTCCCAATAtatcaatgtttatatttttagcaGTAAACAATCTCTCTTAGGAAATTTTATTATCAAGAAATTTAGATGCAACAATGTGCTTAAATTGAAACCATGCCcccagtctgcacggttagccactagtccgatgccccagactagtaaaatttcattcggactagtaagtataaatttgcaaaactttgtttggaccaataagaaaaatgtcggaatattggtcttcggacaagtagttgaaaaagtttttggtgcagactgtgcCCCTACAACTCATTTTACATTAATGCATAACCAGTATCACCCTTTTATGtaaaatttatcaattaattaatttaaaaattttaatttaatatttaatattggACAATGGTCATGTTGGTATAAATTGAAAAAGTGCTTTTACTGCATTGTACTATCTCTATTTAAATTTGGAGAAgcaatttttctaaattttctaaaaatagactTAAAAGATTTTCACTTTTCAAGTTTAATTTCTTACCTGGAGTGAACAcataaacatcatgaacatgtgattgataaaaaacaatatggaaaaattgaaataaattaaaaagtctgGCATGGAAAGTGTTTAATGCAACCATCAATGAAGAGTAGGGTGGCATGAAAACCAAAGAATTCATCATATCATACCTTTAATTAATTGATATGGCATTTGATTTGGTATTTGTCTATTTTTACCTGTAAATTTGATTGACGAATAGAACATGTAATGATATAATAAGATCGTAAGGAAGATGacaaattcatgacgtcattgATTTTGTCTGACAGTGTCCACGTTGATGAATGAAATTCTACCTGTCGTCTGCCTGTGATGtgattttatagatttttatcatatggaaattctattattgAAATTGTTATGATTGTAAATTCAAGTGGAAAACTGTGAGATGGAATTTTTGTAGAAAGTTTTTTTCATGAGAAGATTGGAATTATGAAGTGTGTTAATTGCCATTCTTGATCTATAATTGGATTTGATCAAATTGATTTCTTGTAGATCCATACGGTTTCTGATTTTCGTAGTGTGGCACCAACCTTCCAGTACAAGagctaaagttttttttattctcaagTGACTAATAACTTTATGGAAAATATAATTCTATAAAAATCAATCAAAGGAAAGAAGGAATAAAAGGCAACAATGGAAAATTTTACGTAATCATAAATTTGGATGAATGATTTCTATATCTGTTCTAAGTAGTATCACTTTGCcgaaatttttgaattttatctaATCTCTCATGTGACTAGGAGAtgattgaaatattaattatgttCGTGTGTATATTACCTAGATAAAACATTGGTCAGGTGTTATTGTTGACCTTAGGGTGACAAGTGAACACGTTTGTGTACATATTGCATGGTAGAAATCTTTTTTAACTCAGAAAAAATAAACTCTGAGAGTCAAAAAAAATTGATCTAATGTTATGGTTTTGAAAGATACAAAATTAGGCCTAGGCTACCAAGAATTTTGACAGACACAAATAAATGTCCAGTCAGTAACATGTGACAGATTTTATAAGACACCTTAACTGaactttatgatatatatatatatgacagttgAATAATAAAAGTTTGGGAGTGCAATTGCTAACTTGAACTTGTGACCAGGTTGAAAAGTATTACTTGTGAAACCTGTTATATAATCTATTGCACTGATTAACTGATAACTGATAATGATTTTGTCACCGTTTGATCCTGTTACGATAACATTGTGTTTACTTTCTATTTATGCATTGATTAATTAGGAAGATTTATTTACCAAGTCCACGTCAACATAAGTTTGACTTAAAAACTTGTGATGTAATATAAGTAAAAAggcaaataataaacaaatagattttaaggatgtaaaaaatatttgtaattcgAAATGGAAAGAGATTgaaaaatttacttctgaattgTATTATTGTAGTGGATTATAtggaaattcataaatatacattaaatacATAAAATTTCGCATGAGAGGATAAATCTTGATAGTTCAACTATACTTAGACATTATTATTATGGAAAGTTATCCAAATCCTGAAGATTTGGAATATGAGCCAAAAATCAGTGAATCTACAAACTATTTAAAATTTCTGAAACTGACCCATGATGGTCACCATTCTGAAGATGAAGGACATTATGATTCAGAAGGGTACTATGAGGACGATATTGTTGGGGATATAGTTAGAACAGAATCTGATCAAAACTTTCTATATTCAGATCTGCCAGAAGTAGGTAAGGATGCACTGCAGATATTCTCCCCTTAAGTTTGAATGATACTTGAATGGAATGAACGGCAGattatgataataataaaaataaaaataataaagattattctttatttaaagagggtgacACAGTTACCTATAACACTAATCTTCCCTGAACATGCTGAAGCCCTtgtgaaatacaatgaaatatatatatatatatatgaaaatcaattacaaaataataaaataaaaacacacatAAGAAAATAACATGGAGTTGTCTCCCCTTTCAGAATGTGTTTCATACAATTTATAGCTCACTTGACCATTAGTGAAAGTACAAAGTATAGgtgtttttttttggtcataatctgaaaaaaataaataaaaaaatatgtgtagaCTTTCCATGGTAGAGTGGTACTTAGATGAAACTTGCAACTTTCTTCCTCTTGATTTAATGATACATGTTAAACTATTTGACTAGGAATAGCAGGTGCATGTGATTCTTTTTGTTTTGCAAGGTTCTGTTATCAAGGGAATAAAGATTACACCAGATTTGGTGGTGGTAAATTTGTTTCTGAGTTTCTCTAATGATATACACATTCTATCTTTATCTGCAATGATCTGCTTACAGATATATGTTCTTtctatatacaacatgtacaatgaactGATATAAGGTTTTCAGTTTTGATCAGTTTTTTTCATGACAACAAATATCACATGTTGAgtataataaaaagtatatacAGTTGTGCAAAATAAGGACCAGTAAGAATAAGAGAAACTGTACTTCTCTGTTCCTGACTcagatttttcaataaatttgtttttgtcttttcagaTGAACATTTGTATGACAGTAGTTTGAATTCACCCTCATATGAAACTGTTGATACAGGATCAGAGCCTCCCATACCAGTTATTGTGGAAACTCCAGAAGAAAGAGCAGAGAGACTGAAACTTCTGCAGGATGAGTTAGAAAAAGTAAACATATTtggaatactgtaaattcagaaattattgagatgtttttattaaattgcaaaatgcaacagggttataatcgcaataatttaaacttgcaatttgaaatttttcaaatgaattaaacatattttttctcaGTATCACAAAATTtcaaatcacattttagtctaaaatgacaaaatcacaataataaatgcaagcaataatttctgaattttacagtaatctaaagaaaaaaatttgacatttatttGTGGAAATAATTATCTAACTTTTTTACCCCTGTCTTTGATAATAGGGGGCATCAGATAAAGCTTTCTGGTCTGTGGATCTGTCTAGAATATGTTAAAGTATGAAGTTAGATAGTAGACCATTTAACAGTGTTCACATCAATGTAAAttcatagaaataagaagatgtggtatgagtgccaataagacatctaagtcacaatgtgtaaaaagtatacaattataggtcaaaataccaCTTTCATGTTCTTTTTGATttgaacttttaaattatatcaaCATATACCAAATAATTTAGGGTTTTGACTCAGATTTTGCTATCCAACATGCAAACACCAAAGTTTAAGAAGGGCTAGGTGTCCATTTGGACCTATATATAATCTTGTTTTATTAAAGGTtttatggtctcttgtggagagttgtctatttGGTATTAAATCAatccaaatcttctttttttcaatatttaaaagtgTTGAATGTTAAGattgcaataattaaaaaaaacatgatttaagTTATTCATGTTATAGTAAGAAATGTGCTTGGATcctaaataaatattgtttttataaaaattattacaTACAAAAATATTCTTATGATTGAAGCATTGTtaaactgatagaggaattactAAATTAATTACTATTTAAGAATTAATGTCTCCTCATTCATGTCATTTGTTACCTATTTTATTTCATGagtttaaagtttatatgtatttatatgcaatatttaaaaaaatcttttgaaagagagagaaatatatatttctatttattaaAGGTTGAAGAAGAAATTGTCACATTGAGACAAGTTTTAGGGGCCAAAGTAAGAAGAGCTGCTGAAATTAAACGACAAATGGGTATAACACCATTTCAAGAATTTAAACAGGATCTCCAGCATGGGTTTAAATCTATTCAAGATTCAGATGCGTAAGTAGCATTGACTGATGGAATTTTAAGATTAGCAATCATTGTATTGGAATAGATAAAAAAATCATTCTACATGGGTATATTCAATTTTCTGCAAAgatctttttgtaaaaaaaaagacatccTTGGGCCTActttaattaatatattgatttttCCCCCAATCCTgaccctgccaagccaggtgtggttaggtaggtagggaaataattttatttttttccaaaagcTGGAACAATATCTGTCAATCTGGCAAGTCTGCAAAtcggaaatgaataaaataatatttaacttagttttgacaataaaattttatgagtcgCACTGTTTTtatacaaacaatattttattttaggccttgtttacaaacattgACAAAAGCATACATGCATTTTGAGTAGATTAGTAGCATATGCACTCTAAACAGTAAAACTTTGCTGTTACAGGTCTAACATTCATTTTGGgggaaattttgtatttattctaTTGGCCCGTAGAAGAAATTCAAAGAGTCCTGATAGAAATTTATAAACCCTTCACTGGTGGGCATGTGGCCAAGCTGAAAACTAgcatattttaattgatttaggACCCTCATTGAATCTCTTATATTTTGTATCCAAACTTTTGTAGTACATGTATACCCAAGAGACACTGCTAGTGCCACATGAAAAGTCatcatcattttttcttttttatatttttttttaaagttacactTGCAGCTTCTTTGTTCAGAGATGTTTctctttataatttttattttcattgtaaaaactacatgtaaatttataaaactttttagAATAtaagatttgatatatttcattatttatttctgGGTCTGAATTTATGCTAGCCAACAGAAAAATATCgtgataaaaaatttaaagaatttgatTAATAAGTCAGTTTGGCAGATGACCTTGCGACCTGAAGTCTTGTTTAAAAATATCTGGGACCTGAGttctttaaacattttgaatCCTTACTTAAATTTTCTTAAAAGTTTCCTGGTGACCTGAGGCAATTTTAAAAATGTCCTCAGGGAGTATGCAGACCTAACAGGAGCCCCAACATCGCTTActgcttataattttttttgaaagTCCTAATGCTTACAATCAGTAgcttttaaaagttttgtagtattcaacttattttattattatttcttgcaatattgttttgaatttaaacTGAGTGCATGATAATGTATGAATGTTGTGATTATTGTGATATTTAAACTTAAAGTTTTTCAATTAGAATCTGTATGAAATCTCAAAGAAGATATTTTTAGACTGTAGACATTCTTAATTGACTTTAGACCTTTCTGACCTTTTGGACAAGATTGTTCAATTAAagtaactgtaaaaaaaaatcttctttctTCTAATTAAACACATATCTATCCTACAGCACTTCAGTgctttgattatttttatgttgtaattAGGATGCAGAAAACAAATGAGAGATTAACTCACATAAAAGAAAGAATTACTTCTACATCAGCGTGAGTCTCTTTGTTTTGTGTGTTTGGGATTTTGTAACCTGATAcattgaatattttcataaatgaaaatttgcttttttttttaaaaaatataag
It contains:
- the LOC143053398 gene encoding uncharacterized protein LOC143053398 isoform X1, encoding MESYPNPEDLEYEPKISESTNYLKFLKLTHDGHHSEDEGHYDSEGYYEDDIVGDIVRTESDQNFLYSDLPEVDEHLYDSSLNSPSYETVDTGSEPPIPVIVETPEERAERLKLLQDELEKVEEEIVTLRQVLGAKVRRAAEIKRQMGITPFQEFKQDLQHGFKSIQDSDAMQKTNERLTHIKERITSTSAYQKTNEKIHDINDKITHSTAYQKTSSAVKTASEKTSAAFSTVGSTVSRKLSDVRNSTAFKSMEEKVGGAVANVKAKVGGSKSENNFEDALIEETKGANSESAESKPADEKIPL
- the LOC143053398 gene encoding uncharacterized protein LOC143053398 isoform X3, whose amino-acid sequence is MESYPNPEDLEYEPKISESTNYLKFLKLTHDGHHSEDEGHYDSEGYYEDDIVGDIVRTESDQNFLYSDLPEVDEHLYDSSLNSPSYETVDTGSEPPIPVIVETPEERAERLKLLQDELEKVEEEIVTLRQVLGAKVRRAAEIKRQMGITPFQEFKQDLQHGFKSIQDSDAMQKTNERLTHIKERITSTSAYQKTSSAVKTASEKTSAAFSTVGSTVSRKLSDVRNSTAFKSMEEKVGGAVANVKAKVGGSKSENNFEDALIEETKGANSESAESKPADEKIPL
- the LOC143053398 gene encoding uncharacterized protein LOC143053398 isoform X2, which codes for MESYPNPEDLEYEPKISESTNYLKFLKLTHDGHHSEDEGHYDSEGYYEDDIVGDIVRTESDQNFLYSDLPEVDEHLYDSSLNSPSYETVDTGSEPPIPVIVETPEERAERLKLLQDELEKVEEEIVTLRQVLGAKVRRAAEIKRQMGITPFQEFKQDLQHGFKSIQDSDAYQKTNEKIHDINDKITHSTAYQKTSSAVKTASEKTSAAFSTVGSTVSRKLSDVRNSTAFKSMEEKVGGAVANVKAKVGGSKSENNFEDALIEETKGANSESAESKPADEKIPL
- the LOC143053398 gene encoding uncharacterized protein LOC143053398 isoform X4 produces the protein MESYPNPEDLEYEPKISESTNYLKFLKLTHDGHHSEDEGHYDSEGYYEDDIVGDIVRTESDQNFLYSDLPEVDEHLYDSSLNSPSYETVDTGSEPPIPVIVETPEERAERLKLLQDELEKVEEEIVTLRQVLGAKVRRAAEIKRQMGITPFQEFKQDLQHGFKSIQDSDAYQKTSSAVKTASEKTSAAFSTVGSTVSRKLSDVRNSTAFKSMEEKVGGAVANVKAKVGGSKSENNFEDALIEETKGANSESAESKPADEKIPL